The genomic interval TATGTTTTGTTCCACAATGTCAATGTGTAACTTGCATCTTCATGGTCATCTCTCCACTGGGTTCCAAAATGGCTGCTGGAGTTCCAGCCATAACATTTGTATTCCAGGCAAGAAATAAAGGAACAAGAGGGATAGGCAGAAAAGATGCTAGCCAGCAGTCTGCCTCATCTCCCCATCCCACCTACTTCTTAGAGAACCTTTCTCTAAGTCCCACTGAAAAAGTACCTGTTCTATCTTATTAGCCACCTGTAGCAGTAGGGAAGGCTgggaaatacaatttttttagcCGTATATAGTCCTGATGCTAGAGAAGGGATGAATGGACATTGGGTGGGCCATATCCACCTCTGTTAGAATCTACATGTAACACCAAGAACgatctttaaaaaatcaaaaatagataACTTCACTCCTAGCTGAAGCTATCACTCCTAGCTGAAGCTATCAAAGGTGTCCATCCACTGAGAATGAAAATTATCATTGTCCTTGGCACCTGCAAAGCCACACATGATCTGGCCCCTGCCTTCTGGCTCCAGCTCCTCCGGCCTCCCTGCCGATTAACAGAGTGATTAAAAGCCCTAACTCTAGCCATATCAACTCTGTTacttacttgctgtgtgaccgTGAGAAAGTTTCTTAACTTTCCCGCACCTTACAGGATGATGCAAATAATATGTTATAGGTTTGTcgtaagatttaaatgagaaatacATACAAAGCTCTTAAAACAGGTTCTGGTATTTAGTGTTTACCATATAAGTACTAACTATTAATATTCGTATTTGTTCAAATGTACCCCAAACTGTCCTACTTCGGGGCCTTTATACTTGGTCTTCCCTCTATTTGTTTTTCTCCCAGATTTCCCGATGGCTTTCTCCCTTGCTTCATTCAGATCTCTGCTCCAATTTCCCCTCTTCAGAGAAGCCTTAGCTGACCACCCTATTTAAAGTAGTAGAGCTACATCACCATCAATACTCTTTCCCAGCTTTATATTTTATGACATCTTTCACCATCTGAAATTACATACTTACTTACAATCTTCCTGTTTCTAGAATGGCAGGTCCTTGGCAACATCACTCTATTCCAACCTCCAGAACACTACCTGGCATGATGCCAGATAAGTAAatgtagatggatggatgggtgtgtGGATGGGCATATAAAGAGATGGGCTATAAAGGTGGGTAGATGCATTCATGGATAGACTTGTGGGTAGATGGACCAATAAATCAATGTGTGCTTGGGTGAATTATGGGTAGATAAATGGACAGATAGATGGATGAATATATGGGTAGATGAATGGAGAacagatggaaggatggatgaatgCGTGGTTGAATAGATACATGTACAATAGATGGACGGCCagagaatggatggatggatgggtggatggatggatgggtggatggatggaaggatggatggaaggaaggatggatggacggatggatggatggatggaagggtgagtggatggatggatggatggaaggatgtattgaaggaaggaaggaaggaaggaaggaaggaaggaaggaaggaaggaaggaaggaaggaaggaaggaaggaaggaaggaaggaaggaaaggaaggaagggtggatggaaggatggatggatggatgggtgggtggatggatggattgaaggaaggatggatggatggatggatggatggatggatgagcggatggatggatggattaatgggtgggtgggtgggtggatggatggatgggtgagcggatggatggatggatggatggatggatgggtgagcggatggatggatggatggatggaaggatggatggatggatggaagaatggattgaaggaaggaaggatgtatggatggaaggatggatggatgggtgggtggatggatggaaggatggatggatggatggatggatggatggatgagcggatggatggatggaaggatggatggatggatgggtgggtgggtggatggatggatggatggatggaaggatggatggatggatggaaggatggattgaagtaaggaaggatggatggatggatggatggatggatggatggatggatggatggatggatgtttgAGTAGATGGATAGAGGACGGGTGGATGGAcaaatggatgaatagatggatggtcGAGTGCatggatgaatagatgaagaCAGGTAGATGGACAGGTTGACAGATGGAGGGGAGGTTGAACTCTATCACTTTTGTTTTTCAGGCCGTCCCCCACGTGTCCTGCCCCTGTGTGCCTCTGTGTCTTTGCTGGGTGGTCTCACCTTTGGATATGAACTGGCCGTCATTTCAGGTGCCCTGCTGCCACTGCAACTTGACTTTGGCTTAAGCTGCTCAGAGCAAGAGCTCCTAGTGGGCAGCCTACTCCTGGGGGCTCTCCTCGCCTCCCTGGTCGGGGGCTTCCTCATCGACCGCTATGGCAGGAAACAAGCCATCCTCGGCAGCAACTTGGTGCTGTTGGCAggcagcctgggcctgggcctggccgGCTCCCTGATTTGGCTGGTCCTGGGCCGCTTAGTGGTTGGTTTCGCCATCTCCCTGTCCTCCATGGCCTGCTGTATCTATGTGTCAGAGCTGGTGGGGCCATGGCAGCGGGGAGTGCTGGTGTCCCTCTATGAGGCAGGCATCACTGTGGGCATCCTGCTCTCCTATGCCCTCAACTATGCACTGGCCAGTGCCCCCCGAGGATGGAGGCATATGTTTGGCTGGGCCGGCGCACCTGCTGTTCTGCAGTCGCTcggcctcctcttcctccctgctcATGCAGAGGAGACGGCAGCCCACAAGGATCTTATTCCACTCCAGGGACGTGAGGCCCCCAAGCTGGGCCCAGAGAGGCCACGGTATTCCTTTCTGGACCTCTTTAGGGCACGGGATAACATGAGAGGTCGGACCACAGTGGGACTGGGGCTGGTGCTTTTCCAGCAGCTGACAGGGCAGCCCAATGTGTTGTGCTATGCCTCCACCATCTTCCACTCGGTTGGCTTCCATGGGGGATCCTCAGCTATGCTGGCCTCTGTGGGACTGGGTGCAGTGAAGGTGACAGCTACCCTAACTGCCATGGGGCTGGTGGACCGTGCCGGCCGCAGGGCCCTGTTGCTAGTTGGCTGTACCCTCATGGCCCTGTCAGTCAGCGGCATAGGGCTTGTCAGCTTTACTGTGCCCATGGACTCGGGTCCAAGCTGCCTGGCCATGCCCAATGCCACCAGGCAGACAGGCCTCCTTGGAGCCTCTAGCCTGGGGACGGGCTCATCTTCACCTCCGATGCCAAGCACCAGGGAGGACCATGGGAAGCCATTCTTGTCAACTGTTAAGAAAACCAAGCCCCATTTCAGAGATGGAGACCCCACAGCCTCTGCCCTGCCAGCACTGAGCACTGGCGTCCCGGTGTCCCCTCTCCCGTCCCCCGAGCACACGCTGCTGCGCTGGACAGCACTGGTCTGCCTGATGCTCTTCGTGAGTGCCTTCTCCTTTGGATTCGGACCCAGTAAGTGGGGTTTGCTTTCAGGTACCTCTGGACCCTTTTGGTCTATTAGTGGGAATTTCGGGGCCTGTACCATCAGGGTCTCTGAGCAACACTAGAAGTGAACTGACACAAATCTTCATAGCTTTTCCCAGGGCCGGGACCTAATTTTATGTTTGTATTCTTGAAGAGGCCCCCAGATTGTGTAAGCTTCAGGCCTCATAAAACCTGGATCTGTTCCTGGATAGCTCAATAAAAAGGTTTATATGAAAGAGACAAAACCAGCCACCCCAGTTTGCCCAGGACTTTCCCAGTCTTGGCACTGGAAGTCTTGTGTCCCCTAAACCCCTCAATTTGGGGCAAACCAAGACTGTAGGTCACCCTGTAGGGATTCCTACAGTGGTATGGAAGAAGGTTCAGGAGAATTTGGTGTCAGGAGCCTGCCATTCTGCTTAAATCATGTGTTGGGAGGCTGCCTACTTGGCCCAGTGGTGCTGGGTTCCAGGTCCCTGCCTCCACCTAGGAGCCCCCTGCTCTCCCATCCTAGTGACCTGGCTTGTCCTCAGCGAGATCTACCCTGAGGACATCCGAGGGAGAGCCTTTGCCTTCTGCAACAGCTTCAACTGGGCCACCAACCTCTTCATCAGCCTCTCTTTCCTTGATCTCATCGGTAAGTCCTCCCCAGACAAGCCCACTCCCTTTTCAGGGGCCCAACACCCCCCACTCTATAAcaaaagagttttttttaattttcctatctGTAGCAGCAGAATTATTATGTGCAGAAACTTAAGgttctattatttttctactttctgtggCCAAGAGTTTCTTCCTCAAAGGCACAGCCAACTCAAGGATGGGAGGGATTGTAGTAGGAGAACCCATCCACCATGGCTGTCTTCCACCTACAGTCTTAGGGAATCCACACTTCTCTCTGCTGCCCCAGTTTTCAAGCATTTTCTTTtagtggaatgaatgaatgagtgtgagaggggaaaggagagagggagggaagaatgaaggaaggagagCTTATTAGAATTCTGTCCTatcattattatctccatttcataGATGGGCAGATAGGATAATACATTCTTCCCAAGTTCAGCCAGGTAATCAGAAGACTAGAACCAGCCCCCGACTCCGACTCCCAGCCCAGTGCTCTTCCTGCTGAA from Nycticebus coucang isolate mNycCou1 chromosome 21, mNycCou1.pri, whole genome shotgun sequence carries:
- the SLC2A10 gene encoding solute carrier family 2, facilitated glucose transporter member 10 isoform X3, which encodes MDRLTDGGEVELYHFCFSGRPPRVLPLCASVSLLGGLTFGYELAVISGALLPLQLDFGLSCSEQELLVGSLLLGALLASLVGGFLIDRYGRKQAILGSNLVLLAGSLGLGLAGSLIWLVLGRLVVGFAISLSSMACCIYVSELVGPWQRGVLVSLYEAGITVGILLSYALNYALASAPRGWRHMFGWAGAPAVLQSLGLLFLPAHAEETAAHKDLIPLQGREAPKLGPERPRYSFLDLFRARDNMRGRTTVGLGLVLFQQLTGQPNVLCYASTIFHSVGFHGGSSAMLASVGLGAVKVTATLTAMGLVDRAGRRALLLVGCTLMALSVSGIGLVSFTVPMDSGPSCLAMPNATRQTGLLGASSLGTGSSSPPMPSTREDHGKPFLSTVKKTKPHFRDGDPTASALPALSTGVPVSPLPSPEHTLLRWTALVCLMLFVSAFSFGFGPMTWLVLSEIYPEDIRGRAFAFCNSFNWATNLFISLSFLDLIAHEIPALRFFLTPC
- the SLC2A10 gene encoding solute carrier family 2, facilitated glucose transporter member 10 isoform X4, whose product is MDRLTDGGEVELYHFCFSGRPPRVLPLCASVSLLGGLTFGYELAVISGALLPLQLDFGLSCSEQELLVGSLLLGALLASLVGGFLIDRYGRKQAILGSNLVLLAGSLGLGLAGSLIWLVLGRLVVGFAISLSSMACCIYVSELVGPWQRGVLVSLYEAGITVGILLSYALNYALASAPRGWRHMFGWAGAPAVLQSLGLLFLPAHAEETAAHKDLIPLQGREAPKLGPERPRYSFLDLFRARDNMRGRTTVGLGLVLFQQLTGQPNVLCYASTIFHSVGFHGGSSAMLASVGLGAVKVTATLTAMGLVDRAGRRALLLVGCTLMALSVSGIGLVSFTVPMDSGPSCLAMPNATRQTGLLGASSLGTGSSSPPMPSTREDHGKPFLSTVKKTKPHFRDGDPTASALPALSTGVPVSPLPSPEHTLLRWTALVCLMLFVSAFSFGFGPMTWLVLSEIYPEDIRGRAFAFCNSFNWATNLFISLSFLDLIGSP
- the SLC2A10 gene encoding solute carrier family 2, facilitated glucose transporter member 10 isoform X2, translated to MGRPPRVLPLCASVSLLGGLTFGYELAVISGALLPLQLDFGLSCSEQELLVGSLLLGALLASLVGGFLIDRYGRKQAILGSNLVLLAGSLGLGLAGSLIWLVLGRLVVGFAISLSSMACCIYVSELVGPWQRGVLVSLYEAGITVGILLSYALNYALASAPRGWRHMFGWAGAPAVLQSLGLLFLPAHAEETAAHKDLIPLQGREAPKLGPERPRYSFLDLFRARDNMRGRTTVGLGLVLFQQLTGQPNVLCYASTIFHSVGFHGGSSAMLASVGLGAVKVTATLTAMGLVDRAGRRALLLVGCTLMALSVSGIGLVSFTVPMDSGPSCLAMPNATRQTGLLGASSLGTGSSSPPMPSTREDHGKPFLSTVKKTKPHFRDGDPTASALPALSTGVPVSPLPSPEHTLLRWTALVCLMLFVSAFSFGFGPMTWLVLSEIYPEDIRGRAFAFCNSFNWATNLFISLSFLDLIGAIGLSWTFLLYGLTAAFGLGFIYLFVPETKGQSLAEIDQQFQKRRFALSFGHRQHSAGVQYSRIEASVAP
- the SLC2A10 gene encoding solute carrier family 2, facilitated glucose transporter member 10 isoform X1, with the protein product MDRLTDGGEVELYHFCFSGRPPRVLPLCASVSLLGGLTFGYELAVISGALLPLQLDFGLSCSEQELLVGSLLLGALLASLVGGFLIDRYGRKQAILGSNLVLLAGSLGLGLAGSLIWLVLGRLVVGFAISLSSMACCIYVSELVGPWQRGVLVSLYEAGITVGILLSYALNYALASAPRGWRHMFGWAGAPAVLQSLGLLFLPAHAEETAAHKDLIPLQGREAPKLGPERPRYSFLDLFRARDNMRGRTTVGLGLVLFQQLTGQPNVLCYASTIFHSVGFHGGSSAMLASVGLGAVKVTATLTAMGLVDRAGRRALLLVGCTLMALSVSGIGLVSFTVPMDSGPSCLAMPNATRQTGLLGASSLGTGSSSPPMPSTREDHGKPFLSTVKKTKPHFRDGDPTASALPALSTGVPVSPLPSPEHTLLRWTALVCLMLFVSAFSFGFGPMTWLVLSEIYPEDIRGRAFAFCNSFNWATNLFISLSFLDLIGAIGLSWTFLLYGLTAAFGLGFIYLFVPETKGQSLAEIDQQFQKRRFALSFGHRQHSAGVQYSRIEASVAP